The DNA segment ATATGTCTGTATATTGAAAAAATTTCGATACGACATGATACTAtaatctaatttttttatagCACATGATATCCATACTAAACTAGTTTACAAAGTAAAATGtgtaatatataatattcatTATTAGTGAAGACTAAAGagattgattaatttaatttggTTTTGATAGAAACGATTATCATTGGCCATCATCGCCCACCAATCAAACCGTATTTGCTTTATATTAGCTCTTGTGGATTTGGGATCGAGATTTCTGTGGATCTCGAGGTTTCACATCTTATCTAATGTAGATTATCCGCATGATAATAGTGATACTATTCATGGGGCATGTAtagaaatataattaattattatagaTGAATATATTGTTTAAcgatttggtttttttttttcgaaaggGAAATTTTACGATATGGTATATAAAATCTTGTTTTTAGCTGATTGTATTGTAAAAATATTAGGGACTTGTATTTAATTAAGATatctcccaaaaaaaaaaatattgtgcaATGAACATTGCTTTGGCTCGTCTTGTATTACGATCGAagattagaaaataaattttcacGTTGAATTTATCCAAGTTAACAAAACTGGAGTTCGAGTTATAATTTATACCGATGGAAAAGAAAAATAACTGCGTGTAATTACGCGGGGTGTTGTACTTTATTAAGATAAATCCTTTATTAGTTTAAAAGCAGGAGAGATTTGTTGGCAAATTAAGAATTTAGAACATTGCTTTCAAACATGTAACAccttattttatttcaaatttcaaagtcAACAAGCGTAAGCTAGCGTGATAGTCTAAAGTTGAGGCGAGACCCTTTGATTTAGGTTCGATTTCTGCTGATTgtgagtattttttttaaaacttatttAGGTAAATTTAGctctttttttttgtaattgtttttttaatttatttaggtagatttaAAAGGTTTGTAATAATTTGGATCAAGTTTGTATTGTActctcaatatatatatatatattaaataaaaatagcataataaattttgagatttatcATATTAAACTCTAGAAAACACAAAAGTCAAGAATATCGATTATGAATAGCATTGATCCTATAATCATATGATTCATATCCCGTGCCACAATAATTTTCTTACCCCTTTTCGGATTATCTCATATATCTTTATcacttaactcatataattaatatcttattttataaataaataatctattaAATTCTTGCTGCCTTATAATATTTCAACACCATTAATTAATTGAGTTCTTACTAAATATACATACTACAATCACTTCAAAATCGGTTAATGAGATGTTATAATCTCAATGCAAAACACAAGTACGAAAACTTCTGAGCTACTAAGGGGTAAACTAAAATGGccccaataaaatcaaatttccaATTTGTTGCGCTTGAGAATTTAAACAAGAGGAATCGGATAGGATCTGCAGTCGATAGAGTGAATGCTCACCACTCGTATGGCCTCCGATCCTTTTTGTGTAAAACTTTGTTTTGTAGCTTAGCTAATGCGCGTCCAAGAAAACTTTAATAATTCCAATTCACCCCGGCCCTCAAACTATTTCGGTTTTCAAATTCTCTATTAAATTTCATTGTCATCTATAATCACAACAGTTAAATGAACAATACATGGTGTAAATTGTAATGAATGATTACGCCACATGTTTTTTTCTCAAATTGCTGTTATATTGCGagtaatttaattatatatatggcACTTTATATAGTCCCTCTCTACtaagttttcgaaaaaaacatATAGGTGCAAAATTATCCgattaacaaaaaaaaagaaaaagagaaggGTTTGTGATGAGAATTTAGGGTAGTTAGGATGTCAAAATGCAATTAACCCTTCACGCCCCCTCTGGCCCTCTTATCTTTTTGGTGGTCAGACATGAAACCCTGAAGAAATCTCCTCTATTTACAATATTTTGTCTTAGAAAATAAAACCACGAACAACACTTGCTTAATTATTACCTCCAATGGCCTCTGTTTCAGCTGCTTGTAGTAGATTTGGGGCACCAATGCAATTGTCTCTGAAGACTAGTTCCAGACAGGTAACAAATTTAACAAACACAGTTAATTTGGTTAAATTCAACTTATTTATCCTCATTTTATGCTTAAGTAATTCGAAATTATTACCACCTGCATGcttggagatatgatttttgcatGTTGAACACAAGGAAAATTGAGTGAGAACAGAACAAATGTACAATACAGTAGTTTAAATCGCATTCTTTGTTTTAAATCTTAGAAGTGAAGCTAACATGTCTGAATCACATGTAAATCCacattaaaatatccaacaacttgggtttttttttttttggttccaTGTTTTCTATATTTATGTGctctttatatttatttttcacaTGCATATATATTGTAGATAAGTATCCAAAATCCTAGGATGGTGTCCATGGTTTGGGCAACAAGCGGTGCCAAGTTTGCTCGCAATAGCAGAGCTTCAAGATTCCAGATGTGTGCTGTAAGACATGCATATTGAGTAGTACTAATTAATTTCATACACATTTTTATTATATTCCATAAAATGCAAAACCCATAATTATCTTGTTTTAGAGAAAAAGAATAAATGTACTTAAACTGTATATATGAAACAGGCAAAGCCGGAGACGGTGGATAGAGTTTGTAGCATAGTGAAAGAGCAGCTGGCTTTAACTCCGGATGCTGCAATCACCCCTGATAGCAAATTCTCCGATCTCGGCGCCGACTCTCTCGATACTGTACGTGCTATATATAATTGGTGTACATGAatatcatgttgcatgcatgtgTTGTTGAATTTGTCATTATAAATCAAGATGCATATTGGTGTGTTTGTGTTTCGGCTCAGGTCGAAATCGTGATGAAGTTGGAGGAGGAGTTTGACATAATCGTGCCGGAAGATAATTCAGGCAACATAGCAACCATACAAGAGGCGGCGGACTTGATCCATAAACTTGTCGAGCAGAAGGTTGCTACTTAATTTTAGACCCCGATTCATAAAAGTATgcggatttattatttattattcacGGATTATTTGAGATTAGGTTAATCTTATTTTTTTGGGAGAAAGGAAGTTAACGTTACCCTTTTAATATTGCGTATTGTTTTGGAATTTCTTCGCGTATTTGAAGCATCGAATGAAgattgagtttatttcattTTTCGTGTTTCGGATATATACAACGGTGGAATTCAAAGGAAAAGGGATTGTTTGATCGAGGTGTTTATCCAATTAAAGCATCAATATTTTATCGAAATTATTAGGTTTTCAGCATCTCGATAGAATTAGTGGTAATAATTGTTGGATGCACGGCGTTGTATGTCTTCTATTGTCTATTTTttaactgaaaataaaaaacaataataataaatagtgatattaaaaaaatcacattttttgtaaataaatatttatgaaatgacaaaaaaaatataataaaaatgacATTTTCGTAATTACATAATCATTTAATGACAAAAATCAAGAGAATGTTCATACCAAGAGACCACTTGCTCTTACATAATATATATGGgacaaaaactcatatgagacGATCTCAATTATCATTTTTTGAGACGAGTCTTttatatgagttatccattaaaatatattacattttatgccaaaaatattacttattattataaatataagtagAATTAACCCGTCTCACATGAATGTTATTCTATATAGTAATAGATTCTTATAAGAAATAATCTATAATGAACTATCATTAATATACTTGGATACATACAatgtaatataaaattattgttatatatagaaataaatttaaaagataataaatatttaaaatatagttTAACAAATAAATATGTATCTGAATTCCTTAATAATAagattgaaatatttattttttgaatatataagATTGAAATATTTATTGCAAATGTGTGTATTTTAGAAAAATACAACAATAGAATGTTAATGAGGATTATATGTAAATAcggtttaatataatatcatagATTTTTATAAAAGGTTTTGAATCTCAAGGTTTccccaatttttttaaaagaaaataaaaaaacgccgttgccggggatcgAACCCGGGTCACCCGCGTGACAGGCGGGAATACTCACCACTATACTACAACGACTTTTGTTCATAACtcaaagtattattattatttattcattcattaatttttttaaagttaaaaaTGGTTCGACAcctgtattattatttaattttataaaaaaaaagatttggaattagatttgaaattgaatttgaatttggaaTTCGTGCAATTGAATTTCATTTTGGTTTTCagtaagaatttaaaatatgacaatgtgaattgataatataactttttagataaattatattttgtaaaatttgaaatctacgATTaagttatataaatataattttttaaaaattttattagatAATATTTGcaacttttaaattatttataatcatttatttttaaaagttataaacacgtcaattattttttaaattcaaatccTGTCAAGTCCTCCAAGCAATTTAAAACTCAAATCCAATTTTATCAAACGTTAAAATGTTATTTCCCCGTCAAATCCCATCAAATCTGTTTTCCAAACTCATATAAATTACCATAATTCGTCAATCTTCTTCCTTCCCCTCCAATTATCTAGCGGTTTCTTAGAGTTCCAAGTCCCACGGTTCTTGATCGCTCGTGCCTCCACTCCTATACTTTCAAATACCGGAAAGATCGTATCTTTTACTAACCTACAAGTCCAGGGAAGCAAAGAAGAGAAATGACTACGGATCACAAAGGAGATTCAGACACCTTCCAAGTACATTTTCTATCTCCCTTTTCTTCTCGAATCAGTACTCCCCTAAGCACATGAAAATGAAATATAGCTTAATGCAGTAAATTTAACCATGTTAAGAATGGTTTAGATATGGAATTTCAGCTGAATTTTACTTTAAGCGGATTACAAGTTTAATAAATGTGCATTTTTCACGTATATGCAGAAGGAGGAGGAGGAAAAGGAGTTGGATTTGGTGAACGAAGTGCAGGAGGCCCCGTTGCCGCTCACCGTCACTTCAAGGGTTTGTGTTTCACGACTATTTTAACTGAATTTGCCGCTCAAAGTGTTGTCTTTGCATTGGAAAATTGTGAGATTGGATTGAAGAAGTTGGGGCAATGCAGGTGTTGTACATGTTGGGGGATATAACTGCTGGACCCGCGCATCGATTTGCGCAATGGTTGGAGTTGGTCCGTCAACGGAGCAGCAAGTATCCAGCATCGGGGTTCCCACATGGGCTTCAACGTGTAGAGAGTATACACATGAGGTACTTCTTTTCCCGGTGTATGATGTTTTGGTACTGTCTTTTTGTGCTTTTATATCCTTTTCATTTCTATGAGAAACATTTGTTTTCCCTTGGCATAAGTTCATGTTTGTGTTTTAGTCTAGGTGAAAATAATCTCGATTCAAAAACTGCCTCGACTTCTGAACGAGCTCCAGAAATCAGTTTGTGGGAAAGACTTGGTAAAGCTGGCATTCTGGACATCAAATCAGACTCCTTCTCTTGGGACACCCTTTCTTCTCTTCACCACACAGAGCATAGTAGCAACACTGAGCAATCCGAAGATGAGATGAATAAAGCACTAGAGGTTTACTAGAAAAATTGTAGTTTGTGAATCACTCTTTTTCTCCCAggattttttaattcaattgaTTTACAAGGATATCTTAATGCAGCCAGTAATATTGTTGACGTATGCGTGTGTGTATAACTATTTAGGTGAATATAACTTTATTCCACATAAAGTAAACATGCTCATATGTGATATTAATCGTACAATATGTAACCTTTTATCCTCAATCATTTGGCATATGGTAGATGCCATAAAATTCTCTCCTTTTCTACAAGCTTAACATTATGTGTTTGTTTGTCCCCTTTTCATTCCAACATTTTGAGATTTAGATTTTCtttgtatataaaattttttacccCTCCCACTATATGTATGCTAATAAAATATATGGCAAGCCAATAATCAACTGCAAAATTATGCTTTTTGAGTAGCTGTTAAGCTTACATAGAGCACGCCGCACGGGAGCTTGTCTTATGATTTTACTTTTCAACCTATGTACTGTTGTCATTCTTAATCATTGCTTTGTTGTTGTTATGCCGCGCAGGTCACTGTTAATTCTGGTGGTGTGGTTTTTTTCGCTCTATTCAACCAACCAGGAAACAGCGAACCTTCTTCTACAGAAACTGCAGCTGTTATAAAGTTCTCCTCGTCAAGGATGGCCACCCAGTCTGAACGACTTGGGTATGAATTTGCTAAGTGGCTTGGTGTCCAAACTCCACAAGTTGTTCCTTCACCCTTAAGCATTTATTTCCTTCGATACGTGAAACAAAAACTTCAATATGCTAAAATTTGTACGCCAACATTCAGGCTAGGGTCATTCACAATTCGAGTTCTGAATGGCTGCAAATTAAGGAGGCTGCAGaaaaagcaaaagatgcagcTATGAGAGAAGGGGATGAGATTGGTGAGATGACATGTTCAGAACTCCTGGAAGCTCTGGAGCTTAGTCGCTGCCTTTTACTTATGAAGTGCGTATATAATCCACTGTCAGATGCTATAGTGCATCTTAGAATAGTACTTGAACTAATAATTCCTTTTACATTTCCATTAAATAGAGTAACAGATAGCAAGGTACCAAATAGCGGAGTTTATATTCAATTGTGATTGAATGTTCACAGCCTGATTGAGTTGACTCGTTTTTTGTGTACCCACCCACTTCTGTAAGTCAACCGAATTTCTGGCATGTATGATTATCCTTGTGTCAAATTTCAGCACACCATAAGATAGAACCTAGGGTCCATCTAGAAATTAGAAACAATCTATCAAGCAAATAGTTAGCTATGCTCTTGTAATTAATCTAGGATACTGCAAGATTCTTCACGCTATTATCAAAAGCATGCATACTTAATGTTTTACGTAAACTTGACATTTTGCAGTTACGTGCATGGATCTCCTCTGTTGGAAAGTTCAAATGCATTTGAGTCACTTGAAGCATCAGAAAAGACTTCCGCAGCCCTGGGAAGAATTTTGATGTTAGACCTTGTTATAAGAAATGAGGATCGTCTGCCTTGTCGCCATCTCAGGTGGCGTGGGAATTTTGCCAATTTACTCTTGGCTGAAAAAGTAGTTAGAGTAAACAACGATTCTCTGGAGGTGGCTTTTGATTCTGCAATCAAGAAATATAGACCCAAAGTGATTCGGGcacttcaaaagaaaagaagagcaACTTCTGTTGACAGTAGATTTAGCCCTCCTCATCCAGGATTGGTACCGCAGTCTTCTGATGTTTCCAGCATAGTAGAATCTCCAAAATCTGGTACCACGAGTGTAGCGAGTCTCGCGTTGAATGAGCCAACTGGTTCTGATTTGCATATTGTGGCAATCGACTCCGGAGTTCCTCGGAGGCCACCAGCAGGGAAACGTGCTAATGACCAAGAAAATTACCCAAAGCTTGTTGAGCTACTCCTAAACAACCCCGAGTATGCGTCAGACTTGTTGCATGAAATAACTGGGGAAAAACTCGAATCTTTTCGACTTGATACCGAGGCTGATTTACACGGAAATGAAATAAATTTAGTTGTGCTTGAATTCAGAAATGGGTTCCGAGCAGCACTCAGAGACTTGCAAGGATTTCATATGTTTCTCCTCACACTTCACCAAAAACTAGATAGTTTGTTACGGGCTTTTCTCAATATTGTCGACAAATCTTCTGGAGACCTTGACAAAGAGGAGTCAGTGGTTCCTGAATCCCCATCACTTGCTAAAGAGATGGAGGTCCATTGTCCTTCCCCTGGCACGGATAGTGTCCTTACTGATGACACTTCGAATTTGAATGATTTAGAATCACAGCGAACACCTCCCAGGCCACCATCTTCTGGATTTAAAGAAAGTTCAGAATCTTCTCCAATACCACGCGATAGTTCACATGGGAAATTTAGCAAGGGAAGTGGTGATCCCTTAAGTAGCTTGAGATTGACGTCAAAGATTCGCGAGTTTTACCGATTTGCAAAGGTTTGTGACACATATTTTAAGAGTTGTATGCTCGTCAGAAAGAAACATTATCTATTCTGCCTTTTGGTCATATAATGAGATAAGTAATTTTTAAGCTCGGCAAAAGTTGGGTAAATATTTGaaaggatttttttaaaattattattattattattattattattcgtcttcttcttcttcttttgagTGTGATTGACCATGACTAAAAGTGCATATAATTTTAGGAATGATCCAATGTCCTAGACATATTCCGTGGATAATATTTGAAGGAATTCTGTTATATAAGTTGTCCTCATGTTGTTCCTTTTTCAGGTTGATGCAGAGTTAAATAAAGAATTGGAAAAGTGGAACGACATGCTTAAAAATGATGCGATTAAACTCTGTCACGAAAACAATTTCATTACTGGATTTTTTGAAGGTATTGATAGCCACGGTGTGGTGGATGCTTATGAGTTGAAGGTAACACTTGCAATGTGCAATTTTGACGCGAAATTGGTAGTTTTTTATATCTTGGGAATGATAAGCTTCTTTTTATTTCTCAAAATTCAGGTGAGGCTTGAACACATTCTCGAGAGAATAGGGTTGATATCTGATGCAGCAAATACTGAAAAACCATCAGAAATCTCCGCTGGTCTGTTCATTGGTGGCGCACTTGCTGCTCGATCCGTGTACACTCTGCAGCATTTAGGGATTACCCACATTGTGTGCCTGTGCTCGAATGAAATTGGACAGTCAGATTCTCAGTTCCCTGAGTTATTTGAATACCAAAATTTTACGGTATGTGATGTAGACCGTTTTGTTTCTCTTCATCTTCAAAGTTGCCTCCATGCCATGCTTCTTAATTTTTGTAGACCTGTTAATTACGATGTCATCTCTTGAACAGATATATGATGAAGAAGACGCAAATATCAGTAATATCTTTCAAGAAGCTCATGATTTCATTGACAGTGTGGAACAAATTGGTGGGAAGGTTCTGGTTCACTGCTTTGAAGGAAAGAGTAGAAGTGCAACTCTAGTTCTGGCTTATTTAATGCTCCGGAAGTAAGTGATGGATGATTTCTT comes from the Henckelia pumila isolate YLH828 chromosome 1, ASM3356847v2, whole genome shotgun sequence genome and includes:
- the LOC140875690 gene encoding acyl carrier protein 1, chloroplastic-like, encoding MASVSAACSRFGAPMQLSLKTSSRQISIQNPRMVSMVWATSGAKFARNSRASRFQMCAAKPETVDRVCSIVKEQLALTPDAAITPDSKFSDLGADSLDTVEIVMKLEEEFDIIVPEDNSGNIATIQEAADLIHKLVEQKVAT
- the LOC140892189 gene encoding dual specificity protein phosphatase PHS1-like, which produces MTTDHKGDSDTFQKEEEEKELDLVNEVQEAPLPLTVTSRVLYMLGDITAGPAHRFAQWLELVRQRSSKYPASGFPHGLQRVESIHMSLGENNLDSKTASTSERAPEISLWERLGKAGILDIKSDSFSWDTLSSLHHTEHSSNTEQSEDEMNKALEVTVNSGGVVFFALFNQPGNSEPSSTETAAVIKFSSSRMATQSERLGYEFAKWLGVQTPQARVIHNSSSEWLQIKEAAEKAKDAAMREGDEIGEMTCSELLEALELSRCLLLMNYVHGSPLLESSNAFESLEASEKTSAALGRILMLDLVIRNEDRLPCRHLRWRGNFANLLLAEKVVRVNNDSLEVAFDSAIKKYRPKVIRALQKKRRATSVDSRFSPPHPGLVPQSSDVSSIVESPKSGTTSVASLALNEPTGSDLHIVAIDSGVPRRPPAGKRANDQENYPKLVELLLNNPEYASDLLHEITGEKLESFRLDTEADLHGNEINLVVLEFRNGFRAALRDLQGFHMFLLTLHQKLDSLLRAFLNIVDKSSGDLDKEESVVPESPSLAKEMEVHCPSPGTDSVLTDDTSNLNDLESQRTPPRPPSSGFKESSESSPIPRDSSHGKFSKGSGDPLSSLRLTSKIREFYRFAKVDAELNKELEKWNDMLKNDAIKLCHENNFITGFFEGIDSHGVVDAYELKVRLEHILERIGLISDAANTEKPSEISAGLFIGGALAARSVYTLQHLGITHIVCLCSNEIGQSDSQFPELFEYQNFTIYDEEDANISNIFQEAHDFIDSVEQIGGKVLVHCFEGKSRSATLVLAYLMLRKTFTLLEAWTALKRVHRRAQPNDGFARTLLDLDRKLNGRVSMEWQQRRPTMKVCPICGKNAGLSSSSLKLHLQKAHKKLSSGSVDSAMTMEIRKALDALKISRGGSVSPTPRQSHSMIVE